A single window of Gossypium arboreum isolate Shixiya-1 chromosome 13, ASM2569848v2, whole genome shotgun sequence DNA harbors:
- the LOC108465197 gene encoding uncharacterized protein LOC108465197, with amino-acid sequence MSSTRETMLDPFKTWKFLVSTITIKPIDVLVFLLKTTLAIFIVASISLFFYFAFSVQPRWLSSPICNNSQQKFIAKNSSSSQAYGRTNLSHIQFGIGGSAKTWNQRRRFCELWWRPNVCRGFVWLDEKPPNGENLPPTSPPYKISEDTSRFKYTSWYGSRSAVRMARIVKESFELGLDNVRWFVMGDDDTLFFLENLLTVLNKYDHNQMYYIGGNSESVEQDVIHSYNMAYGGGGFAISYPLAAELVKVLDGCIDRYASFYGSDQKVQGCMSEIGVPATKELGFHQLDIRGDPYGLLSAHPLAPLVSLHHLDYVQPVFPGMTRIGSLKKLITAYEKDPSRALQHSFCYDFKRNWSISVSWGYNVQLYPSLVTAKKLETAFSTFQSWRTWSSGPFTFNTRPVEKDPCERPVMYFLGSAERVNGDTTLTTYVRNVEESAKECDKPDYSRAVAVQFFNVSSARLNPAIWRMAPRRQCCEVINSGEGVDSLRVEVKIRACHRFESVTPP; translated from the exons ATGTCATCTACTAGGGAAACCATGTTGGACCCTTTTAAAACGTGGAAATTCCTTGTTTCAACGATTACCATAAAACCAATTGATGTTTTAGTTTTCTTATTGAAAACAACCCTAGCTATTTTCATAGTTGCTTCAATCTCTCTGTTTTTTTACTTTGCTTTCTCTGTTCAGCCCCGTTGGCTCTCTTCTCCAATCTGCAATAATAGCCAACAAAAGTTCATTGCCAAAAATAGTTCTTCCAGTCAGGCTTATGGACGGACGAATTTGTCCCATATCCAGTTTGGCATCGGCGGCTCAGCCAAGACCTGGAACCAGCGCCGCCGTTTCTGTGAGCTATGGTGGAGACCTAACGTTTGCCGTGGGTTCGTTTGGCTGGATGAGAAGCCTCCCAATGGTGAAAACTTGCCACCTACATCTCCTCCCTACAAAATCTCCGAGGACACTTCCAGGTTCAAGTACACAAGTTGGTACGGATCACGTTCTGCTGTTCGTATGGCACGTATAGTGAAGGAAAGCTTCGAGCTTGGATTGGACAACGTGAGGTGGTTCGTAATGGGGGACGACGACACACTGTTTTTCCTCGAGAATTTGTTGACTGTTTTAAACAAATACGACCACAATCAAATGTATTACATTGGTGGGAACTCTGAGAGCGTGGAGCAAGATGTGATACACTCTTATAACATGGCTTATGGTGGCGGTGGATTCGCCATAAGCTACCCTTTAGCAGCTGAGCTCGTTAAGGTCTTAGATGGCTGCATTGATCGATACGCATCATTTTATGGGTCAGACCAGAAGGTTCAGGGTTGCATGAGCGAGATTGGTGTCCCAGCCACTAAAGAGCTTGGTTTCCATCAGTTAGATATTCGAGGGGACCCTTATGGTTTACTGTCAGCGCATCCTTTGGCGCCATTGGTGTCACTTCACCACCTCGATTATGTTCAACCCGTTTTTCCGGGTATGACACGGATTGGTTCACTCAAGAAGCTAATTACTGCTTATGAAAAGGATCCAAGTCGGGCCCTACAGCATAGTTTCTGTTACGATTTCAAGCGTAACTGGTCTATTTCAGTGTCGTGGGGCTACAATGTGCAGTTGTATCCGTCTCTGGTTACGGCCAAGAAGCTTGAAACGGCTTTTTCCACGTTTCAATCTTGGAGGACTTGGAGCAGTGGGCCTTTCACGTTTAATACCCGACCCGTTGAAAAAGACCCGTGTGAGAGACCCGTTATGTATTTCTTGGGTTCTGCTGAGAGGGTTAATGGGGATACAACCCTGACTACTTATGTGAGGAATGTCGAAGAGTCAGCCAAAGAATGTGATAAGCCGGACTATAGCCGGGCTGTGGCTGTTCAATTCTTCAATGTCTCGAGTGCAAGGTTGAACCCTGCCATTTGGAGGATG GCGCCACGTAGACAATGCTGTGAGGTTATCAACAGTGGAGAAGGAGTGGACAGCCTGAGGGTCGAAGTCAAGATTAGAGCATGCCATCGGTTTGAGAGTGTCACTCCTCCATAG
- the LOC108465196 gene encoding uncharacterized protein LOC108465196, giving the protein MAKNTNTLLLRSVLENDKLNGLNFLDWFRNLRIVLKQERKLYVIEKSPPDEPPVNASRADKDAYKKHLDDMVDVGCLMLATMNPELQKQHEDMVAYDMIEHLKELYKGQARQERFDISKALFQCKLAEGSPVGPHVFKMIGYIESLSKLRFPLGQELATDVILQSLPDSYS; this is encoded by the coding sequence ATGGCTAAAAACACTAATACACTCTTATTGCGATCGGTCCTTGAGAATGACAAATTGAATGGTTTGAACTTTCTTGACTGGTTCCGTAACTTGAGGATTGTCCTCAAACAAGAACGaaaattatatgtcattgaaAAATCACCTCCTGATGAACCACCTGTTAATGCCTCGAGGGCTGATAAAGATGCTTACAAGAAGCATCTCGATGATATGGTAGACGTTGGATGTCTTATGCTTGCCACTATGAATCCTGAGCTTCAAAAGCAACATGAAGATATGGTTGCTTATGATATGATCGAGCACTTGAAAGAACTATATAAAGGGCAAGCAAGGCAAGAGAGGTTCGATATCTCTAAGGCCCTATTCCAATGTAAGCTGGCTGAAGGAAGCCCAGTAGGACCTCATGTCTTTAAGatgattggttatattgaaagcctGTCTAAGCTTAGGTTTCCATTGGGCCAAGAGTTGGCCACTGATGTTATTCTGCAATCGTTGCCGGATAGCTACAGCTAG